In a single window of the Dromaius novaehollandiae isolate bDroNov1 chromosome 17, bDroNov1.hap1, whole genome shotgun sequence genome:
- the GOLGA3 gene encoding golgin subfamily A member 3 isoform X1: MDSSPVQQDVLLENRTSNGAPSKSEELRDHKAESHVPVARDEINTTSINVNKVPNEEGSLEINSKGEACQNGPESLFPDSPLSFDPTSSLQGRESSPGVAAFHGNLRKSQGTSAEGIVLRKEALQSLKLSLPMQETELCSAESSLPLEKEEQIRLQARRRLEEQLKQYRVKRHQERSSQSTSKNRPSSTLDPELMLNPETLPRASTVAMTKEYSFLRTSVPRGPKLGSLGLPASSKERRSSKSKSSKIRSLADYRTEDSDSRNATRNSVATDVSSGTLKQSRSGPTSVVSEISQPSDIDDRIENSSLAGDSISEIDGSEVGMRLDGNESDSSTYSSVSGKGLYSSLQNAEDKQGIPYTVNGQKIHPDAMGQFPSISEVLQAAAVERQAQEQEVNGEVRSRRDSISSSVSMESSITGTHDEMLQVLKEKMRLEGQLEALSLEANQALKEKTELQAQLAALNMKLQAQMEYSQDSQQKQESLSSEVATLKQSCWDLERAMADLQSALEAKNASLASSNNDLQLAEEQYQRLMLKVEDMQKNVLTRDSTVHDLRQQLATLQNQLQKVQLERTTLTNKLKASETEITSLQNVRQWYQQQLVLAQEARVRLQSEMANIQAGQMTQAGMLEHLKLENVALSQQLTETQHRSIKEKERIAAQLQNIEADMLDQEAAFMQIQEAKTMVEEDLQRKLEEFEDEKEQLQKMADSAATLEQELDQVKLTLHQRDLQLESLQQEHLDLMKQFTLAQETLHTKEQSLDDLQTQYDELKARLEELQSDATSKDDMIQYLQNEKIVLEVALQTAKASKEQLDEGAKCLGENAEVASEILEQLRQEIAIKSSQVENLQQENTSLKKQVQKVKEQFLQQKVMVEAYRRDASSKDQLISELKATKKRLDSEVKELKRELLKLQVEKQSLESEHSKLQKELSQVHQQMVEIENHLQSVQGERDDMEKRLQSLQFDKEQMTSLAEANQALKLQVEQMQEEAKKAITEQKQKMKRLGSDLTSAQKEMKAKHKAYENAVGILSRRLQESLTAKESAEAELSKLKAQITDGGNNQIAQEKIQALETELQAVSSSKLMLEKELQEVISLTSQELEEYREKVLELEDELQESRGFRRKIKRLEEINKKLALELEHERGKLTGLSQSNTALREHNNILETALAKREADLVQLNLQVQAVLKRKEEEDQQMKQLIQALQSSLEKEKSKVKDLKEQVASAKADAAHNRRHYRAAALELNEIKKELHAKELLVQALQAEVDKLQVEDEKHSQEVSQFQEELAEARSQLQLLQKKLDEKLSEQPGVNQEVEDLKWEVEQKEREIETLKQQLDMSEQRSHKELEGMQVVLQNIKTELEMVREDLSVTQKDKFMLQAKVSELKNSMKSLLQQNQQLKLDLKHGKMKKKKELKGENNSSNPVTPVKIPDCPVPAALLEELLKPSTAMSKEPLKNLNSCLQQLKQEMDSLQRQMEEHTITVHESMSSWTQIEGQLMDLTSTSAAIASDQREISAVDEKKQNCDTSDKEALKQ; the protein is encoded by the exons ATGGACTCCTCACCTGTCCAGCAGGATGTTCTGTTGGAGAACAGAACCAGCAATGGGGCCCCTAGCAAGTCTGAAGAACTTCGGGATCATAAAGCTGAGTCACATGTGCCGGTTGCAAGAGATGAAATTAACA CTACCAGTATTAATGTCAACAAAGTGCCAAATGAAGAGGGAAGTCTGGAAATAAACAGCAAAGGTGAAGCCTGCCAGAATGGGCCAGAGTCGCTCTTCCCCGACTCTCCTTTATCTTTTGATCCCACCAGCAGTCTGCAGGGTCGAGAGTCATCCCCAGGTGTGGCTGCTTTCCATGGCAACCTAAGGAAGTCTCAGGGAACTAGTGCTGAGGGCATAGTTCTTAGAAAAGAAGCTTTGCAGTCTCTCAAACTAAGTCTTCCCATGCAAGAAACTGAATTGT GCTCAGCAGAGTCTTCGCTCCCTTTGGAGAAAGAAGAACAAATAAGACTTCAAGCAAGAAGGCGGCTAGAAGAACAGCTCAAACAATATAGAGTGAAGAGACACCAAGAAAGA TCTAGTCAGTCTACATCCAAAAACCGGCCCTCCAGCACATTGGATCCTGAGCTGATGTTAAATCCGGAAACCTTGCCGAGAGCTAGCACTGTAGCAATGACAAAAGAATACTCCTTTTTGCGGACCAGTGTCCCCAGGGGGCCAAAACTGGGTAGCTTGGGACTTCCAGCATCCTCAAAAGAGAGAAGAAGTTCAAAATCCAAGTCCAGTAAGATCCGGTCCTTGGCTGATTATAGAACTGAAGATTCAGACTCTAGAAATGCTACGAGGAATTCGGTGGCTACTGATGTATCTAGTGGGACTCTGAAGCAAAGCAGAAGTGGTCCAACCTCAGTTGTTTCTGAGATTAGTCAACCCTCTGACATAGATGATCGAATAGAGAATTCCTCTTTGGCAGGAGATAGTATTTCAGAGATTGATGGGAGTGAAGTAGGAATGAGGCTGGATGGAAATGAGAGTGACAGCTCTACCTACAGCAGTGTGTCAGGAAAAGGGCTGTACAGCAGTTTACAGAATGCAGAAGACAAACAGGGTATTCCATATACAGTAAATGGTCAGAAGATACATCCTGATGCAATGGGGCAATTTCCTTCCATCAGTGAGGTGCTACAGGCTGCAGCAGTGGAGCGTCAAGCCCAAGAGCAAGAAGTTAATGGGGAAGTACGGAGTAGGAGAGACAGTATTTCTAGCAG TGTATCTATGGAAAGCTCTATCACAGGAACTCATGACGAAATGTTGCAGGTTCTAAAGGAGAAGATGAGACTCGAAGGGCAACTAGAAGCACTCTCACTAGAAGCTAATCAG GCTCTCAAAGAGAAGACTGAGCTACAGGCACAACTTGCAGCATTGAACATGAAGCTTCAGGCACAGATGGAGTACAGCCAAGACAGCCAACAGAAGCAGGAATCTCTGAGCTCAGAAGTGGCCACGTTAAAGCAATCTTGCTGGGATCTGGAACGAGCAATGGCCGACCTGCAAAGCGCCTTGGAAGCAAAGAATGCTAGTTTGGCTTCTTCAAATAATGATTTGCAGTTGGCAGAGGAGCAGTACCAAAGACTCATGCTGAAGGTTGAAGATATGCAAAAAAATGTTCTCACCAGAGATAGCACAG ttcaTGATTTGCGACAGCAGTTGGCTACCTTACAGAACCAGCTTCAGAAGGTGCAGTTAGAACGGACTACACTGACCAATAAGCTAAAGGCATCTGAAACAGAGATCACATCACTCCAAAATGTGCGGCAATGGTACCAGCAGCAGTTGGTACTAGCACAGGAGGCCCGTGTCAGGCTGCAGAGTGAGATGGCCAATATACAG GCTGGGCAAATGACCCAAGCAGGTATGTTGGAACACCTCAAGCTAGAGAATGTGGCATTGTCTCAGCAGTTGACTGAGACCCAGCACAGatctattaaagaaaaagaacgtattgcagcacagctgcaaaaTATTGAG GCTGACATGTTAGATCAGGAAGCTGCATTCATGCAGATCCAGGAGGCTAAAACCATGGTGGAAGAAGATTTGCAGAGAAAACTAGAGGAGTTTGAGGATGAGAAAGAACAGCTTCAGAAAATGGCTGATTCTGCAGCAACACTGGAGCAAGAATTGGATCAG GTCAAGTTGACCTTGCATCAGCGAGATTTGCAGCTTGAATCTTTACAGCAAGAACATCTAGATCTAATGAAGCAATTCACCCTAGCCCAAGAGACACTGCACACCAAAGAGCAGTCACTGGATGACCTGCAGACACAGTATGATGAACTGAAGGCCAGATTAGAAGAGCTCCAAAGTGATGCTACTTCTAAAGATGACATGATCCAGTATTTACAGAATGAGAAAATTGTCCTGGAAGTAGCTCTGCAGAcagcaaaagcaagcaaagagcAACTTGACGAAGGAGCAAAATGCCTTGGAGAAAATGCAGAAGTAGCATCAGAAATCTTAGAACAACTGAGGCAAGAAATAGCAATAAAGTCAAGCCAG GTAGAAAATCTGCAACAAGAAAATACCAGCCTTAAAAAACAGGTTCAAAAAGTGAAGGAACAGTTCCTACAGCAGAAG GTAATGGTGGAAGCTTATCGAAGAGATGCAAGTTCTAAGGACCAGCTGATTAGTGAACTGAAAGCTACAAAGAAGCGGCTGGACTCAGAAGTGAAAGAGTTAAAACGAGAACTACTAAAACTTCAAGTTGAAAAACAATCACTGGAATCTGAACATTCAAAACTACAGAAGGAACTATCTCAGGTTCACCAGCAGATGGTGGAAATTGAGAATCATCTTCAGTCAGTGCAGGGAGAACGAGATGATATGGAGAAACGCCTACAG tCCTTGCAGTTTGATAAGGAACAAATGACATCTCTTGCTGAGGCAAATCAAGCATTAAAACTACAAGTGGAACAAATGCAAGAAGAAGCCAAGAA GGCCATTactgagcagaaacagaaaatgaagcgTCTGGGGTCAGATCTGACAAGTGCTCAGAAAGAGATGAAGGCAAAACATAAAGCTTATGAGAATGCAGTTGGCATTCTTAGTCGTCGGCTACAGGAATCCCTCACTGCCAAGGAATCTGCTGAAGCAGAGCTGAGCAAACTGAAAGCACAAATCACTGATGGTGGAAACAACCAGATTGCCCAA GAAAAGATTCAAGCTCTGGAGACAGAACTACAAGCTGTTAGCAGCAGTAAGTTGATGCTGGAAAAAGAGTTGCAAGAAGTGATTTCACTTACTAGCCAGGAGCTGGAAGAGTACAGAGAGAAAGTGCTGGAACTTGAGGATGAG CTTCAGGAATCTAGAGGCTTTAGGAGGAAGATAAAACGTTTAGAAGAAATTAATAAGAAGTTGGCCCTTGAACTGGAGCATGAACGAGGAAAACTTACAGGTCTTAGTCAGTCCAACACTGCTTTGCGGGAGCACAACAACATCCTTGAAACAGCATTAGCAAAGAGAGAGGCAGATTTGGTACAACTGAACCTACAG GTTCAGGCAGTTCTAAAGCGGAAAGAGGAAGAAGATCAGCAAATGAAACAGCTTATTCAGGCTTTACAGTCTTCCTtagagaaagaaaagtcaaaagtTAAAGACCTTAAGGAACAG GTAGCATCAGCCAAAGCAGATGCAGCACATAACCGTCGTCATTATAGAGCTGCTGCTCTTGAGCTCAATGAAATCAAGAAAGAGCTACATGCCAAAGAACTGCTTGTCCAAGCCCTTCAGGCTGAAGTGGACAAACTGCA GGTAGAGGATGAGAAACATTCCCAGGAAGTATCACAGTTTCAGGAAGAGTTGGCAGAAGCCAGGTCTCAGCTCCAACTTCTGCAGAAAAAGCTGGATGAGAAGCTTAGTGAACAGCCAGGAGTAAATCAAGAG GTGGAAGACCTCAAGTGGGAAgtagaacaaaaagaaagagaaattgaaACGCTTAAGCAGCAGTTGGATATGAGTGAACAGCGCAGCCATAAGGAGTTAGAAGGGATGCAAGTTGTCCTACAG AATATCAAGACTGAGTTGGAAATGGTGAGAGAAGACCTGTCGGTGACTCAGAAGGACAAGTTTATGCTCCAGGCTAAAGTGAGTGAACTGAAGAATAGTATGAAGTCCCTACTGCAGCAGAACCAGCAACTGAAGTTGGACCTGAAGCATGGCAAGATGAAGAAG aagaAGGAACTGAAGGGAGAGAATAACTCTTCAAATCCTGTGACTCCAGTCAAGATTCCTGATTGTCCAGTCCCTGCTGCCTTGCTGGAAGAACTGTTGAAACCATCGACAGCTATGAGCAAGGAGCCTTTAAAAAATTTGAACAGCTGTCTCCAGCAATTAAA GCAAGAAATGGACAGCCTTCAGCGTCAGATGGAGGAACACACCATTACAGTACATGAATCAATGTCTTCATGGACTCAGATTGAGGGGCAACTAATGGACCTTACCTCTACCAGTGCTGCAATTGCATCAGACCAGCGGGAGATTTCTGCAGTAGATGAAAAGAAGCAGAATTGTGACACTAGTGACAAGGAAGCTTTGAAACAATAA
- the GOLGA3 gene encoding golgin subfamily A member 3 isoform X2, translated as MDSSPVQQDVLLENRTSNGAPSKSEELRDHKAESHVPVARDEINTTSINVNKVPNEEGSLEINSKGEACQNGPESLFPDSPLSFDPTSSLQGRESSPGSAESSLPLEKEEQIRLQARRRLEEQLKQYRVKRHQERSSQSTSKNRPSSTLDPELMLNPETLPRASTVAMTKEYSFLRTSVPRGPKLGSLGLPASSKERRSSKSKSSKIRSLADYRTEDSDSRNATRNSVATDVSSGTLKQSRSGPTSVVSEISQPSDIDDRIENSSLAGDSISEIDGSEVGMRLDGNESDSSTYSSVSGKGLYSSLQNAEDKQGIPYTVNGQKIHPDAMGQFPSISEVLQAAAVERQAQEQEVNGEVRSRRDSISSSVSMESSITGTHDEMLQVLKEKMRLEGQLEALSLEANQALKEKTELQAQLAALNMKLQAQMEYSQDSQQKQESLSSEVATLKQSCWDLERAMADLQSALEAKNASLASSNNDLQLAEEQYQRLMLKVEDMQKNVLTRDSTVHDLRQQLATLQNQLQKVQLERTTLTNKLKASETEITSLQNVRQWYQQQLVLAQEARVRLQSEMANIQAGQMTQAGMLEHLKLENVALSQQLTETQHRSIKEKERIAAQLQNIEADMLDQEAAFMQIQEAKTMVEEDLQRKLEEFEDEKEQLQKMADSAATLEQELDQVKLTLHQRDLQLESLQQEHLDLMKQFTLAQETLHTKEQSLDDLQTQYDELKARLEELQSDATSKDDMIQYLQNEKIVLEVALQTAKASKEQLDEGAKCLGENAEVASEILEQLRQEIAIKSSQVENLQQENTSLKKQVQKVKEQFLQQKVMVEAYRRDASSKDQLISELKATKKRLDSEVKELKRELLKLQVEKQSLESEHSKLQKELSQVHQQMVEIENHLQSVQGERDDMEKRLQSLQFDKEQMTSLAEANQALKLQVEQMQEEAKKAITEQKQKMKRLGSDLTSAQKEMKAKHKAYENAVGILSRRLQESLTAKESAEAELSKLKAQITDGGNNQIAQEKIQALETELQAVSSSKLMLEKELQEVISLTSQELEEYREKVLELEDELQESRGFRRKIKRLEEINKKLALELEHERGKLTGLSQSNTALREHNNILETALAKREADLVQLNLQVQAVLKRKEEEDQQMKQLIQALQSSLEKEKSKVKDLKEQVASAKADAAHNRRHYRAAALELNEIKKELHAKELLVQALQAEVDKLQVEDEKHSQEVSQFQEELAEARSQLQLLQKKLDEKLSEQPGVNQEVEDLKWEVEQKEREIETLKQQLDMSEQRSHKELEGMQVVLQNIKTELEMVREDLSVTQKDKFMLQAKVSELKNSMKSLLQQNQQLKLDLKHGKMKKKKELKGENNSSNPVTPVKIPDCPVPAALLEELLKPSTAMSKEPLKNLNSCLQQLKQEMDSLQRQMEEHTITVHESMSSWTQIEGQLMDLTSTSAAIASDQREISAVDEKKQNCDTSDKEALKQ; from the exons ATGGACTCCTCACCTGTCCAGCAGGATGTTCTGTTGGAGAACAGAACCAGCAATGGGGCCCCTAGCAAGTCTGAAGAACTTCGGGATCATAAAGCTGAGTCACATGTGCCGGTTGCAAGAGATGAAATTAACA CTACCAGTATTAATGTCAACAAAGTGCCAAATGAAGAGGGAAGTCTGGAAATAAACAGCAAAGGTGAAGCCTGCCAGAATGGGCCAGAGTCGCTCTTCCCCGACTCTCCTTTATCTTTTGATCCCACCAGCAGTCTGCAGGGTCGAGAGTCATCCCCAG GCTCAGCAGAGTCTTCGCTCCCTTTGGAGAAAGAAGAACAAATAAGACTTCAAGCAAGAAGGCGGCTAGAAGAACAGCTCAAACAATATAGAGTGAAGAGACACCAAGAAAGA TCTAGTCAGTCTACATCCAAAAACCGGCCCTCCAGCACATTGGATCCTGAGCTGATGTTAAATCCGGAAACCTTGCCGAGAGCTAGCACTGTAGCAATGACAAAAGAATACTCCTTTTTGCGGACCAGTGTCCCCAGGGGGCCAAAACTGGGTAGCTTGGGACTTCCAGCATCCTCAAAAGAGAGAAGAAGTTCAAAATCCAAGTCCAGTAAGATCCGGTCCTTGGCTGATTATAGAACTGAAGATTCAGACTCTAGAAATGCTACGAGGAATTCGGTGGCTACTGATGTATCTAGTGGGACTCTGAAGCAAAGCAGAAGTGGTCCAACCTCAGTTGTTTCTGAGATTAGTCAACCCTCTGACATAGATGATCGAATAGAGAATTCCTCTTTGGCAGGAGATAGTATTTCAGAGATTGATGGGAGTGAAGTAGGAATGAGGCTGGATGGAAATGAGAGTGACAGCTCTACCTACAGCAGTGTGTCAGGAAAAGGGCTGTACAGCAGTTTACAGAATGCAGAAGACAAACAGGGTATTCCATATACAGTAAATGGTCAGAAGATACATCCTGATGCAATGGGGCAATTTCCTTCCATCAGTGAGGTGCTACAGGCTGCAGCAGTGGAGCGTCAAGCCCAAGAGCAAGAAGTTAATGGGGAAGTACGGAGTAGGAGAGACAGTATTTCTAGCAG TGTATCTATGGAAAGCTCTATCACAGGAACTCATGACGAAATGTTGCAGGTTCTAAAGGAGAAGATGAGACTCGAAGGGCAACTAGAAGCACTCTCACTAGAAGCTAATCAG GCTCTCAAAGAGAAGACTGAGCTACAGGCACAACTTGCAGCATTGAACATGAAGCTTCAGGCACAGATGGAGTACAGCCAAGACAGCCAACAGAAGCAGGAATCTCTGAGCTCAGAAGTGGCCACGTTAAAGCAATCTTGCTGGGATCTGGAACGAGCAATGGCCGACCTGCAAAGCGCCTTGGAAGCAAAGAATGCTAGTTTGGCTTCTTCAAATAATGATTTGCAGTTGGCAGAGGAGCAGTACCAAAGACTCATGCTGAAGGTTGAAGATATGCAAAAAAATGTTCTCACCAGAGATAGCACAG ttcaTGATTTGCGACAGCAGTTGGCTACCTTACAGAACCAGCTTCAGAAGGTGCAGTTAGAACGGACTACACTGACCAATAAGCTAAAGGCATCTGAAACAGAGATCACATCACTCCAAAATGTGCGGCAATGGTACCAGCAGCAGTTGGTACTAGCACAGGAGGCCCGTGTCAGGCTGCAGAGTGAGATGGCCAATATACAG GCTGGGCAAATGACCCAAGCAGGTATGTTGGAACACCTCAAGCTAGAGAATGTGGCATTGTCTCAGCAGTTGACTGAGACCCAGCACAGatctattaaagaaaaagaacgtattgcagcacagctgcaaaaTATTGAG GCTGACATGTTAGATCAGGAAGCTGCATTCATGCAGATCCAGGAGGCTAAAACCATGGTGGAAGAAGATTTGCAGAGAAAACTAGAGGAGTTTGAGGATGAGAAAGAACAGCTTCAGAAAATGGCTGATTCTGCAGCAACACTGGAGCAAGAATTGGATCAG GTCAAGTTGACCTTGCATCAGCGAGATTTGCAGCTTGAATCTTTACAGCAAGAACATCTAGATCTAATGAAGCAATTCACCCTAGCCCAAGAGACACTGCACACCAAAGAGCAGTCACTGGATGACCTGCAGACACAGTATGATGAACTGAAGGCCAGATTAGAAGAGCTCCAAAGTGATGCTACTTCTAAAGATGACATGATCCAGTATTTACAGAATGAGAAAATTGTCCTGGAAGTAGCTCTGCAGAcagcaaaagcaagcaaagagcAACTTGACGAAGGAGCAAAATGCCTTGGAGAAAATGCAGAAGTAGCATCAGAAATCTTAGAACAACTGAGGCAAGAAATAGCAATAAAGTCAAGCCAG GTAGAAAATCTGCAACAAGAAAATACCAGCCTTAAAAAACAGGTTCAAAAAGTGAAGGAACAGTTCCTACAGCAGAAG GTAATGGTGGAAGCTTATCGAAGAGATGCAAGTTCTAAGGACCAGCTGATTAGTGAACTGAAAGCTACAAAGAAGCGGCTGGACTCAGAAGTGAAAGAGTTAAAACGAGAACTACTAAAACTTCAAGTTGAAAAACAATCACTGGAATCTGAACATTCAAAACTACAGAAGGAACTATCTCAGGTTCACCAGCAGATGGTGGAAATTGAGAATCATCTTCAGTCAGTGCAGGGAGAACGAGATGATATGGAGAAACGCCTACAG tCCTTGCAGTTTGATAAGGAACAAATGACATCTCTTGCTGAGGCAAATCAAGCATTAAAACTACAAGTGGAACAAATGCAAGAAGAAGCCAAGAA GGCCATTactgagcagaaacagaaaatgaagcgTCTGGGGTCAGATCTGACAAGTGCTCAGAAAGAGATGAAGGCAAAACATAAAGCTTATGAGAATGCAGTTGGCATTCTTAGTCGTCGGCTACAGGAATCCCTCACTGCCAAGGAATCTGCTGAAGCAGAGCTGAGCAAACTGAAAGCACAAATCACTGATGGTGGAAACAACCAGATTGCCCAA GAAAAGATTCAAGCTCTGGAGACAGAACTACAAGCTGTTAGCAGCAGTAAGTTGATGCTGGAAAAAGAGTTGCAAGAAGTGATTTCACTTACTAGCCAGGAGCTGGAAGAGTACAGAGAGAAAGTGCTGGAACTTGAGGATGAG CTTCAGGAATCTAGAGGCTTTAGGAGGAAGATAAAACGTTTAGAAGAAATTAATAAGAAGTTGGCCCTTGAACTGGAGCATGAACGAGGAAAACTTACAGGTCTTAGTCAGTCCAACACTGCTTTGCGGGAGCACAACAACATCCTTGAAACAGCATTAGCAAAGAGAGAGGCAGATTTGGTACAACTGAACCTACAG GTTCAGGCAGTTCTAAAGCGGAAAGAGGAAGAAGATCAGCAAATGAAACAGCTTATTCAGGCTTTACAGTCTTCCTtagagaaagaaaagtcaaaagtTAAAGACCTTAAGGAACAG GTAGCATCAGCCAAAGCAGATGCAGCACATAACCGTCGTCATTATAGAGCTGCTGCTCTTGAGCTCAATGAAATCAAGAAAGAGCTACATGCCAAAGAACTGCTTGTCCAAGCCCTTCAGGCTGAAGTGGACAAACTGCA GGTAGAGGATGAGAAACATTCCCAGGAAGTATCACAGTTTCAGGAAGAGTTGGCAGAAGCCAGGTCTCAGCTCCAACTTCTGCAGAAAAAGCTGGATGAGAAGCTTAGTGAACAGCCAGGAGTAAATCAAGAG GTGGAAGACCTCAAGTGGGAAgtagaacaaaaagaaagagaaattgaaACGCTTAAGCAGCAGTTGGATATGAGTGAACAGCGCAGCCATAAGGAGTTAGAAGGGATGCAAGTTGTCCTACAG AATATCAAGACTGAGTTGGAAATGGTGAGAGAAGACCTGTCGGTGACTCAGAAGGACAAGTTTATGCTCCAGGCTAAAGTGAGTGAACTGAAGAATAGTATGAAGTCCCTACTGCAGCAGAACCAGCAACTGAAGTTGGACCTGAAGCATGGCAAGATGAAGAAG aagaAGGAACTGAAGGGAGAGAATAACTCTTCAAATCCTGTGACTCCAGTCAAGATTCCTGATTGTCCAGTCCCTGCTGCCTTGCTGGAAGAACTGTTGAAACCATCGACAGCTATGAGCAAGGAGCCTTTAAAAAATTTGAACAGCTGTCTCCAGCAATTAAA GCAAGAAATGGACAGCCTTCAGCGTCAGATGGAGGAACACACCATTACAGTACATGAATCAATGTCTTCATGGACTCAGATTGAGGGGCAACTAATGGACCTTACCTCTACCAGTGCTGCAATTGCATCAGACCAGCGGGAGATTTCTGCAGTAGATGAAAAGAAGCAGAATTGTGACACTAGTGACAAGGAAGCTTTGAAACAATAA